A genome region from Haliotis asinina isolate JCU_RB_2024 chromosome 11, JCU_Hal_asi_v2, whole genome shotgun sequence includes the following:
- the LOC137256570 gene encoding angiopoietin-4-like: MTYCSVLKMVSCLDTMAFYSLFMVFLLSASVEAAAETRSSLYTLHTATITNAIPVSIRSVTTASGTECLAQCVGVDTCTGVVYCPDDNVCYLMAATFDSVPTDTCRVYVQKDTGTQVSGLNHSCYVANPCANGGTPTNAGPGCSCTPSFTGSRCETRIEDCTDVSQHVSNSSGTYTVWPTKAAQPFDLECHGVTTMIMFRDKTISGCGAVPVTYLDVPWAVYKSGFSHSNCYMWLGLEKMHALTNVRPYSLYMSLKRFDTTPGQVSYDAFSVGDEASEYELSVSGFTGDGVFGDHFNLGDSAKTLDGSHFCAKDHCNNSVNLCADWHKGAWWNWLNDCQQNPHQQYDIYWILDDGTLHECKSIRMFIDPT, from the exons ATGACTTACTGTAGCGTACTGAAGATGGTAAGTTGCCTGGATACGATGGCGTTCTACTCTCTGTTCATGGTGTTCCTTCTTTCTGCGAGTGTGGAAGCTGCTGCTGAAACTAGGTCCTCCCTCTACACTCTTCATACCGCGACCATAACAAACGCCATTCCCGTCAGCATCCGGTCTGTGACTACCGCTTCCGGTACAGAATGTCTTGCCCAGTGTGTGGGCGTCGACACCTGTACCGGGGTAGTCTACTGTCCCGACGACAACGTCTGTTACCTGATGGCTGCGACATTTGACAGCGTCCCCACAGACACGTGTCGAGTGTACGTGCAGAAAGATACAGGGACACAGGTCAGTGGTTTAAATCACTCATGCTATG TTGCGAATCCATGTGCAAATGGCGGTACACCAACCAACGCGGGCCCCGGTTGCAGTTGCACCCCCTCGTTTACAGGGTCACGATGTGAGACCCGGATAGAAG ACTGTACTGACGTGTCCCAGCACGTTAGTAACTCTTCTGGCACCTACACTGTCTGGCCGACCAAAGCCGCACAACCCTTTGACTTGGAATGTCATGGCGTCACCACCATGATCATGTTCAGGGACAAAACCATCAGTGGCTGTGGGGCGGTGCCCGTGACGTACCTCGACGTTCCTTGGGCCGTCTACAAGTCTGGCTTCAGCCACTCCAACTGTTACATGTGGCTGGGTCTGGAGAAGATGCATGCTCTGACTAATGTCAGACCTTACTCACTATACATGTCATTGAAGAGATTTGATACCACACCAGGACAAGTGTCTTACGACGCCTTCTCCGTCGGTGACGAGGCTTCGGAGTATGAGCTGTCAGTGTCAGGGTTCACTGGGGATGGCGTTTTTGGAGACCACTTTAACCTTGGGGACTCAGCCAAAACCCTGGATGGGAGTCACTTCTGTGCCAAGGATCACTGCAACAACTCAGTCAACCTGTGTGCCGACTGGCATAAAGGAGCCTGGTGGAACTGGTTGAATGACTGTCAGCAGAATCCTCACCAGCAATATGACATTTATTGGATTCTTGATGATGGTACCCTTCACGAATGCAAAAGCATCCGTATGTTTATAGATCCCACCTAA